In a single window of the Halobaculum lipolyticum genome:
- a CDS encoding class I SAM-dependent methyltransferase translates to MNPDEVRDDWAEREGEFSPIYYAEKGPDDTSESILSAVEFYVGTDARVLEVGCGSGRHLEHLRRNGIDDLAGIDINDESFDVMAEYFPALADSGEFHVGAIEDVLPEFDDDAFDAVYSVETLQHVHPDDTWVFEELVRVAGDLIVTVENEGNGAKRGREGAEVSYVNDEFPLYHRNWKDVFSALGGVQVVKEPTKRDTIRAFKLA, encoded by the coding sequence ATGAACCCCGACGAGGTCCGCGACGACTGGGCGGAACGGGAGGGGGAGTTCTCCCCCATCTACTACGCCGAGAAGGGTCCCGACGACACCAGCGAGTCGATCCTGTCGGCCGTCGAGTTCTACGTCGGCACCGACGCACGGGTGTTGGAGGTCGGCTGCGGGTCGGGGCGTCACCTCGAACACCTCCGGCGCAACGGGATCGACGACCTCGCCGGGATCGACATCAACGACGAATCGTTCGACGTGATGGCGGAGTACTTCCCGGCGCTCGCGGACTCGGGGGAGTTCCACGTCGGCGCCATCGAGGACGTGCTCCCCGAGTTCGACGACGACGCCTTCGACGCCGTCTACTCCGTCGAGACGCTCCAGCACGTCCACCCCGACGACACGTGGGTGTTCGAAGAACTCGTCCGGGTCGCGGGCGACCTGATCGTGACCGTGGAGAACGAGGGCAACGGCGCGAAACGGGGCCGCGAGGGCGCCGAGGTGAGCTACGTCAACGACGAGTTCCCGCTGTACCACCGCAACTGGAAGGACGTGTTCTCGGCGTTGGGCGGGGTGCAAGTGGTGAAAGAGCCGACGAAGCGCGACACGATCCGGGCGTTCAAACTGGCGTGA
- a CDS encoding SDR family NAD(P)-dependent oxidoreductase, with the protein MTSIDSSAIDDLAPRERYANKVAVVTGSTRGIGAGVAKRLAAEGARVVVTGRSEDAGAETVAAIEEFGGEAVFVRADMRDPDDIAALFEATADEFGRLDVLVNNAGVETYTAADEAEMDDWNFVLETDFRSYWLCAKHARDYMETGAIVNMSSNHAFATTPSIFPYNAVKAGINGMTRAMAVDFGPDVRVNTVNPGWVAIDRTTGDMSEERREELASIHPTGRIGVPEDVAAAVAFLASDEAGFVTGAQLTVDGGRDAVLQDDFLPDYRERREE; encoded by the coding sequence ATGACCTCCATCGACTCGTCCGCAATCGACGACCTCGCCCCCCGGGAGCGCTACGCGAACAAGGTCGCCGTCGTCACCGGCTCCACACGCGGCATCGGCGCCGGCGTCGCGAAGCGCCTCGCCGCCGAGGGCGCCCGCGTCGTCGTCACCGGCCGCAGCGAGGACGCGGGCGCGGAGACGGTCGCCGCCATCGAGGAGTTCGGGGGCGAGGCGGTCTTCGTCCGCGCGGACATGCGCGACCCCGACGACATCGCGGCGCTGTTCGAGGCCACCGCCGACGAGTTCGGCCGCCTCGACGTGCTCGTGAACAACGCCGGCGTCGAGACGTACACCGCCGCCGACGAGGCCGAGATGGACGACTGGAACTTCGTGCTGGAGACGGACTTCCGCTCGTACTGGCTGTGTGCCAAACACGCCCGCGACTACATGGAGACGGGCGCCATCGTCAACATGTCCAGCAACCACGCGTTCGCGACGACGCCGAGCATCTTCCCGTACAACGCCGTCAAGGCGGGTATCAACGGGATGACGCGCGCGATGGCCGTCGACTTCGGGCCGGACGTCCGCGTGAACACGGTGAACCCCGGCTGGGTCGCCATCGACCGCACGACCGGCGACATGAGCGAGGAGCGCCGCGAGGAGTTGGCGAGCATCCACCCGACCGGGCGGATCGGCGTCCCGGAGGACGTCGCGGCGGCGGTCGCGTTCCTCGCGAGCGACGAGGCGGGGTTCGTGACGGGCGCGCAGTTGACCGTCGACGGCGGCCGCGACGCCGTGTTGCAGGACGACTTCCTCCCGGACTACCGCGAGCGCCGCGAGGAGTGA
- the dgoD gene encoding galactonate dehydratase codes for MTEIVDYDLYAVPPRWLFLKLECADGTVGWGEPVVEGRARTVRGAVEELVEEYLLGEDPAPVADHWERLYRGGFYRGGPVLMSAIAGIDQALWDLKGKHLGAPVHELLGGPVRERVRVYQWVGGDRPGGVAEAAAEKVDAGFTALKMNATPELERVESPATVDQAAERLRTVREAVGDEVDIGVDFHGRATKTAAKQLAAALEPYDPFFIEEPVLPEHNDALADIAASTSTPIATGERMFHRTDFKEILETNAVDVIQPDLSHAGGITECHRIASMAGAYDVSVAPHCPLGPVALASCLQLDAVAPNALIQEQSLDIHYNETSDVLDYLADPSVFEYEDGFVPVPDGPGLGIEVDEDVLRERDGHDDWHNPVWRRPDGSVAEW; via the coding sequence ATGACCGAGATCGTCGACTACGACCTGTACGCGGTGCCGCCGCGGTGGCTGTTCTTGAAGCTGGAGTGTGCCGACGGCACCGTCGGCTGGGGCGAACCCGTCGTCGAGGGGCGCGCGCGGACCGTCCGCGGCGCCGTCGAGGAACTGGTCGAGGAGTACCTGCTCGGCGAGGACCCCGCGCCCGTCGCCGACCACTGGGAGCGACTGTACCGCGGCGGCTTCTACCGCGGGGGACCGGTGCTCATGTCCGCCATCGCCGGCATCGACCAGGCGCTGTGGGACCTGAAGGGGAAACACCTCGGCGCGCCGGTGCACGAACTGCTCGGCGGTCCCGTCCGCGAGCGCGTCCGGGTGTACCAGTGGGTGGGCGGCGACCGGCCGGGCGGCGTCGCGGAGGCGGCAGCCGAGAAGGTCGACGCCGGCTTCACCGCGCTGAAGATGAACGCCACGCCCGAACTGGAGCGTGTCGAGTCGCCCGCGACCGTCGACCAGGCCGCCGAGCGCCTGCGGACCGTGCGGGAGGCCGTCGGCGACGAGGTCGACATCGGCGTCGACTTCCACGGCCGCGCGACGAAGACCGCGGCGAAACAGCTCGCGGCCGCGCTGGAGCCGTACGACCCGTTCTTCATCGAGGAGCCGGTGTTGCCCGAACACAACGACGCGCTCGCCGACATCGCCGCGAGCACCTCGACGCCCATCGCGACGGGCGAGCGGATGTTCCACCGCACCGACTTCAAGGAGATACTGGAGACGAACGCCGTCGACGTGATCCAGCCGGATCTGAGCCACGCGGGCGGCATCACCGAGTGCCACCGGATCGCGTCGATGGCCGGCGCCTACGACGTGTCCGTGGCGCCCCACTGCCCGCTCGGCCCGGTCGCGCTCGCCTCCTGTCTGCAACTCGACGCCGTCGCCCCCAACGCCCTCATCCAAGAGCAGAGCCTCGACATCCACTACAACGAGACGAGCGACGTGCTCGACTACCTCGCGGACCCGTCCGTCTTCGAGTACGAGGACGGCTTCGTCCCCGTCCCGGACGGTCCGGGTCTCGGCATCGAGGTCGACGAGGACGTCCTCCGCGAACGCGACGGCCACGACGACTGGCACAACCCCGTCTGGCGCCGCCCCGACGGGAGCGTCGCCGAGTGGTGA
- a CDS encoding BolA family protein yields MTAADVEAAIEAGIEDCEATVTTPRAPDPDHEDAHFAAVVVSPAFEGKSLVQQHQLVYDAVGDAMTTDVHALEIKTYTPAEYEEHGT; encoded by the coding sequence ATGACCGCCGCCGACGTCGAGGCGGCCATCGAGGCCGGCATCGAGGACTGCGAGGCGACCGTCACGACGCCGCGGGCGCCGGACCCCGACCACGAGGACGCCCACTTCGCGGCCGTCGTCGTCTCGCCGGCGTTCGAGGGGAAGTCGCTCGTCCAGCAGCACCAACTCGTGTACGACGCCGTCGGCGACGCGATGACGACGGACGTCCACGCGCTGGAGATCAAGACGTACACGCCCGCGGAGTACGAGGAACACGGGACGTAG
- a CDS encoding MOSC domain-containing protein, with protein sequence MTDDAHATTLDRVRVYPVKALDGVDVGAATLAPGGGLAPDREFALLDADGDYVNGKNERRIHRVRAEFDLDARTVALAAPHDDDAPAPDSFRLDDEGDALADWVGAFLGYDVRLVGERAGGYPDDTELSGPTVLATGTLREVASWYDDLDVDSVRRRLRPNLELGSGEAFYEDRLVADRGERVRFRVGDADLLGVNPCQRCAVPARDPDTGAEYPEFRTRFLRRREATMPAWSGGDRFDHYFRLMTNTVVPADSVGAQLRVGDDVRIVGVEDE encoded by the coding sequence ATGACCGACGACGCGCACGCGACGACGCTGGACCGCGTCCGCGTGTACCCCGTCAAGGCGCTCGACGGCGTCGACGTCGGCGCCGCGACGCTCGCGCCGGGCGGCGGACTCGCGCCCGACCGCGAGTTCGCGCTGCTGGACGCCGACGGCGACTACGTGAACGGGAAGAACGAACGCCGGATCCACCGCGTCCGCGCCGAGTTCGACCTCGACGCTCGGACGGTCGCGCTCGCGGCGCCCCACGACGACGACGCGCCCGCGCCCGACAGCTTCCGGCTCGACGACGAGGGCGACGCGCTCGCCGACTGGGTCGGGGCGTTCCTCGGCTACGACGTCCGCCTCGTCGGCGAGCGCGCTGGCGGGTACCCCGACGACACGGAGCTGTCGGGACCGACCGTGCTCGCGACGGGGACGCTCCGCGAGGTGGCGTCGTGGTACGACGACCTCGACGTCGACTCCGTGCGGCGGCGGCTCCGCCCGAACCTCGAACTCGGCAGCGGCGAGGCGTTCTACGAGGACCGACTCGTCGCCGACCGCGGCGAGCGCGTCCGGTTCCGCGTCGGCGACGCCGACCTCCTCGGCGTCAACCCGTGTCAGCGCTGTGCCGTGCCGGCTCGCGACCCCGACACCGGCGCCGAGTACCCGGAGTTCCGCACGCGGTTCCTCCGACGGCGCGAGGCGACGATGCCGGCGTGGAGCGGCGGCGACCGCTTCGACCACTACTTCCGCCTGATGACGAACACGGTCGTCCCGGCCGACAGCGTCGGCGCGCAACTGCGCGTCGGCGACGACGTTCGGATCGTCGGCGTCGAAGACGAGTAG
- the psmA gene encoding archaeal proteasome endopeptidase complex subunit alpha, whose product MRGNDQQAYDRGTSLFSPDGRIYQVEYAREAVSRGAPSVGVRTSDGVVLAAQAQASSSLMESESIEKLHKLDDHVGTASAGHVADARQLIDYARRMAQGNRLRYREPVGVETLTKYITDHIQENTQRGGTRPYGAALLIGGYENGAPRLFGADPSGTPHEWKATAIGGSRQQIQELLEDEWSEELTLDDGIGLALRALFEANDELTPDDVSLATISETGYAAFTADEIAELVEELDLERDEPAADEDDEE is encoded by the coding sequence ATGAGGGGGAACGACCAGCAGGCGTACGACCGCGGGACCTCGCTGTTCTCCCCGGACGGACGCATCTACCAGGTCGAGTACGCCCGCGAGGCCGTCTCCCGGGGCGCGCCCTCCGTCGGCGTGCGCACGAGCGACGGCGTCGTGCTCGCGGCGCAGGCGCAGGCGTCCTCCAGCCTGATGGAGTCCGAGTCGATCGAGAAGCTCCACAAGCTCGACGACCACGTCGGCACCGCCAGCGCCGGCCACGTCGCCGACGCCCGCCAGCTCATCGACTACGCCCGCCGGATGGCGCAGGGCAACCGCCTGCGCTACCGCGAGCCGGTCGGCGTCGAGACCCTGACGAAGTACATCACCGACCACATTCAGGAGAACACCCAGCGCGGCGGCACCCGCCCGTACGGCGCCGCGCTGCTCATCGGCGGCTACGAGAACGGCGCCCCGCGCCTGTTCGGCGCCGACCCCTCGGGGACGCCCCACGAGTGGAAGGCGACCGCCATCGGCGGCTCCCGCCAGCAGATCCAGGAGCTGCTGGAAGACGAGTGGAGCGAGGAGCTGACCCTCGACGACGGCATCGGGCTGGCGCTGCGCGCGCTGTTCGAGGCGAACGACGAGCTGACCCCCGACGACGTGTCGCTGGCGACGATCTCCGAGACCGGCTACGCCGCGTTCACGGCCGACGAGATCGCCGAGTTGGTCGAGGAACTCGACCTCGAACGCGACGAGCCGGCCGCTGACGAGGACGACGAGGAGTAA
- a CDS encoding HVO_2922 family protein, protein MSSKATFEVYRDRVDEWRWRLVHDNGNVIADSGEGYASKQKAREGIRSVKSNAPEADVVDVQG, encoded by the coding sequence ATGTCGAGCAAGGCGACCTTCGAGGTGTACCGCGACCGCGTCGACGAGTGGCGCTGGCGGCTCGTCCACGACAACGGGAACGTCATCGCCGACTCCGGCGAGGGGTACGCGAGCAAACAGAAGGCCCGGGAGGGGATCCGGAGCGTGAAGTCGAACGCGCCCGAGGCCGACGTCGTCGACGTCCAGGGGTAG
- a CDS encoding tautomerase family protein — MPQLRFDLSVPVDGADRDAFAPRAAETYADVMDTGTDHVGVVVAETDPRLGRVDGGDPVAFVNADIRVGRTVEQRHELAGRLTAALDDRFGIPEHAVYVVFTEHAGEDFVLGGEPLDSWDGGESDPAAGSD, encoded by the coding sequence GTGCCACAACTCCGATTCGACCTGTCGGTCCCCGTCGACGGCGCCGACCGCGACGCGTTCGCCCCGCGGGCCGCCGAGACGTACGCGGACGTGATGGACACCGGGACCGACCACGTCGGCGTGGTCGTCGCGGAGACCGACCCCCGGCTCGGTCGGGTCGACGGCGGCGACCCGGTCGCGTTCGTGAACGCCGACATCCGGGTCGGCCGAACGGTCGAACAGCGTCACGAACTGGCGGGGCGGCTGACGGCGGCACTGGACGACCGATTCGGGATCCCCGAACACGCGGTGTACGTCGTGTTCACCGAACACGCCGGCGAGGACTTCGTGCTCGGCGGGGAGCCGCTCGACTCGTGGGACGGCGGCGAGTCGGACCCGGCGGCCGGCAGCGATTAA
- a CDS encoding lamin tail domain-containing protein, protein MDRPAVVALVCCLLLLLAGCTVAPGGSVVDPDAGTATAPPGSGGTAVTASVPADGVEVTVVEVVDGDTVRIAYANGTTDTARLLGVDTPEVFGDNTPGEFEGVPDTEAGRACLDEYGERASAYAENRLAGEEVVIAFDANEPRRGYFDRLLVYVHHDGGSFNYALVDRGLARVYDSSFERGDAFYAAEERAMAAGRGLWSCRDGTPAPAGDGETVAPPSATATATGEGVVIARIHADADGDDAANLNDEYVVVRNRGDDAVALAGWTLTDAAGFEFVFPDGTTLAAGETLTVHVGSGDDTATDLYWGRSRPTLNNGGETVTLRDAGGTVVAERST, encoded by the coding sequence ATGGACCGTCCCGCCGTCGTCGCGCTCGTCTGCTGTCTCCTCCTCCTGCTGGCCGGGTGTACGGTCGCTCCGGGCGGATCCGTCGTCGACCCCGACGCCGGGACCGCCACCGCCCCGCCCGGGTCCGGCGGCACGGCCGTCACCGCGAGCGTCCCCGCCGACGGGGTCGAGGTCACCGTCGTCGAGGTCGTCGACGGCGACACCGTCCGCATCGCGTACGCGAACGGGACGACCGACACCGCGCGACTCCTCGGCGTCGACACGCCGGAGGTGTTCGGCGACAACACCCCCGGAGAGTTCGAGGGCGTCCCGGACACCGAAGCGGGACGCGCGTGTCTCGACGAGTACGGCGAGCGCGCCAGCGCCTACGCGGAGAACCGCCTCGCGGGCGAGGAGGTCGTGATCGCGTTCGACGCGAACGAACCCCGGCGCGGCTACTTCGACCGCCTGCTCGTGTACGTCCACCACGACGGCGGCTCGTTCAACTACGCCCTCGTCGACCGCGGACTGGCCCGCGTGTACGACTCGTCGTTCGAGCGCGGCGACGCCTTCTACGCCGCCGAGGAGCGCGCGATGGCGGCGGGCAGGGGCCTGTGGTCGTGTCGCGACGGCACCCCGGCGCCCGCGGGCGACGGCGAGACCGTCGCGCCGCCGAGCGCGACCGCCACCGCGACGGGCGAGGGGGTCGTGATCGCCCGGATCCACGCCGACGCCGACGGCGACGACGCGGCGAACCTGAACGACGAGTACGTGGTGGTGCGGAACCGCGGCGACGACGCGGTCGCCCTCGCCGGCTGGACGCTGACGGACGCCGCCGGCTTCGAGTTCGTGTTCCCGGACGGGACGACGCTCGCCGCGGGCGAGACCCTCACGGTCCACGTCGGGAGCGGCGACGACACCGCGACCGACCTCTACTGGGGGCGGAGCCGGCCGACGCTGAACAACGGCGGCGAGACGGTGACGCTGCGCGACGCCGGCGGGACGGTCGTCGCCGAACGCTCCACGTGA
- a CDS encoding methyl-accepting chemotaxis protein, with amino-acid sequence MTTDSDTPEPGPGDPAAGGDGVAALVPDVLRATYLRKFAVLTLATLVVVAGAGVVLQGEVAAELRGQKHAELQTNAELEANEISVWLRSQRQATRLLADATAPHVGDDLEPYLAGELAALPESTDAIHYVDATSGEVYESTTPDRVGTTYSHAALVFNTDDDVVMGVPYERGGDQLIGFASLVPGTERAVVVTVDAATVAEGFHSSVEGGETQVVEVDSGTVVLSSVADQVFTQYDGNRTMVAGWETETGSHETNASVLGYAPVEGTDWVVLESAPRANAYALVQTVRTEFLILVALSLGGFVLLGGTVGRSTGRTLRSLAGQADALARGELTDEAVRGDGAAVARIDEVGRMQRSFAAVSTYVRDAADQADAVADREFDAPALEREVPGRLGESLGTMATDLESLLEELAATNEALQQAAESYGDGMDRAAAGDLTVRLDDDVDNEAMARIARRFNEMLAEIAGTVARVESVAGSVARASEQADRGVSEAERAADEVAESVAEISAGAAQQSTHVDRVTGEMGDLSAAVEEVASTADDVAARSAEAADRGERGTDLASAAAAEMDAIESTTERTADAVRDLDDDVDEIGEIVDLIDGIAEQTNTLALNASIEAARAGAEGNGFAVVAEEVKALAAETREATTRIAALVDDVQSSTTGAVADIERTSDRVADGADTIERGLAALEDVVEAVEESNDGVQAIATAADDQAESAEEVVAMTDEVATVSEETAAEAQSVAAAADQQASSLNEVAGELDRLSSRAAELDRLTDEFETDGAGADGTAGVGADAGVDAEPGAVDDAARPAETDGGESR; translated from the coding sequence ATGACGACCGATTCCGACACGCCGGAGCCGGGTCCGGGAGACCCCGCGGCGGGCGGCGACGGGGTCGCCGCGCTCGTGCCCGACGTGCTGCGGGCGACGTACCTCCGGAAGTTCGCGGTGTTGACGCTGGCGACGCTCGTCGTCGTCGCCGGCGCCGGCGTCGTACTCCAAGGCGAAGTGGCGGCCGAACTCCGCGGGCAGAAACACGCCGAGCTACAGACGAACGCCGAACTGGAGGCCAACGAGATCTCCGTGTGGCTGCGGTCACAGCGCCAGGCCACCCGGCTCCTCGCCGACGCGACGGCGCCGCACGTCGGCGACGATCTGGAGCCGTACCTCGCGGGGGAACTGGCGGCGCTCCCCGAGTCGACGGACGCGATCCACTACGTCGACGCGACCTCCGGCGAGGTGTACGAGAGCACGACGCCCGACCGGGTCGGGACGACCTACAGCCACGCCGCGCTGGTGTTCAACACCGACGACGACGTGGTGATGGGCGTCCCGTACGAGCGCGGCGGCGACCAGCTGATCGGCTTCGCGAGCCTCGTGCCCGGCACCGAGCGCGCCGTCGTCGTGACCGTCGACGCCGCGACGGTCGCCGAGGGGTTCCACTCCTCCGTCGAGGGCGGCGAGACGCAGGTAGTCGAGGTCGACAGCGGCACCGTCGTCCTCTCGTCGGTCGCCGACCAGGTGTTCACCCAGTACGACGGCAACCGGACGATGGTCGCCGGGTGGGAGACCGAGACCGGCAGCCACGAGACGAACGCGAGCGTCCTCGGCTACGCGCCGGTCGAGGGCACCGACTGGGTCGTGTTGGAGTCGGCGCCGCGGGCGAACGCCTACGCGCTCGTCCAGACGGTGCGGACGGAGTTCCTGATCCTCGTGGCGCTCTCGCTGGGCGGGTTCGTCCTCCTCGGCGGGACCGTCGGGCGCTCGACCGGCCGGACGCTCCGCTCGCTGGCGGGGCAGGCCGACGCGCTCGCGCGCGGGGAGCTGACCGACGAGGCGGTCCGTGGCGACGGCGCCGCGGTCGCCCGCATCGACGAGGTCGGCCGGATGCAGCGGAGCTTCGCGGCCGTCTCGACGTACGTCCGCGACGCCGCCGACCAGGCCGACGCCGTGGCCGACCGGGAGTTCGACGCGCCGGCGCTGGAGCGCGAGGTCCCGGGTCGCCTCGGCGAGTCGCTCGGGACGATGGCGACGGACTTGGAGTCGCTGCTGGAGGAACTGGCGGCCACCAACGAGGCGTTGCAGCAGGCGGCCGAGTCGTACGGCGACGGGATGGACCGGGCCGCCGCCGGCGACCTCACCGTCAGACTGGACGACGACGTGGACAACGAGGCGATGGCGCGGATCGCGCGGCGGTTCAACGAGATGCTGGCCGAGATCGCGGGGACGGTCGCCCGGGTCGAGTCGGTCGCCGGCTCGGTCGCTCGCGCCAGCGAACAGGCCGACCGCGGCGTGAGCGAGGCCGAGCGCGCCGCCGACGAGGTCGCCGAGTCGGTCGCGGAGATCTCCGCCGGCGCCGCCCAGCAGTCGACGCACGTCGACCGCGTCACCGGCGAGATGGGCGACCTCTCGGCGGCCGTCGAGGAGGTCGCCAGCACCGCCGACGACGTCGCCGCACGGTCGGCCGAGGCGGCCGACCGGGGGGAGCGCGGGACCGACCTCGCGTCGGCCGCCGCCGCGGAGATGGACGCCATCGAGTCGACGACCGAGCGCACCGCCGACGCCGTCCGCGACCTCGACGACGACGTCGACGAGATCGGCGAGATCGTCGACCTCATCGACGGCATCGCCGAGCAGACGAACACGCTGGCGCTGAACGCCTCCATCGAGGCCGCACGCGCCGGCGCCGAGGGCAACGGGTTCGCGGTCGTCGCCGAGGAGGTGAAGGCGCTCGCCGCCGAGACGCGCGAGGCGACGACCCGGATCGCCGCGCTCGTGGACGACGTCCAGTCGTCGACGACGGGCGCCGTCGCCGACATCGAGCGGACGAGCGACCGCGTCGCGGACGGCGCCGACACCATCGAGCGCGGTCTCGCGGCGCTGGAGGACGTCGTCGAGGCGGTCGAGGAGTCCAACGACGGCGTGCAGGCGATCGCGACCGCGGCCGACGACCAAGCCGAGAGCGCCGAGGAGGTCGTCGCGATGACCGACGAGGTGGCGACGGTGAGCGAGGAGACGGCCGCGGAGGCGCAGTCCGTGGCTGCGGCCGCGGACCAACAGGCGTCGTCGCTGAACGAGGTGGCGGGCGAACTCGACCGCCTGTCGAGCCGTGCGGCCGAACTCGACCGTCTCACCGACGAGTTCGAGACGGACGGCGCGGGGGCCGACGGCACGGCCGGCGTGGGTGCCGACGCGGGTGTGGACGCGGAGCCGGGCGCCGTCGACGACGCGGCGCGCCCGGCCGAGACGGACGGCGGCGAGTCCCGCTGA
- a CDS encoding dihydrofolate reductase, giving the protein MSAGTGDGETDVDGGDPERADGEVRVALIAAVAANGVIGADGGMPWHFPEDMRHFKETTTGHPVVMGRRTYESVAADLGGPLPGRTNVVLSRSEPALPASVVVVDSVEAALDAAREAAADRGVDTVYVAGGGAVYDQFLPLADRLVLTEIHESYEGDTGFPEFDPADWRVRERDERGAFDFVTYERVR; this is encoded by the coding sequence ATGTCGGCCGGGACCGGCGACGGCGAGACCGACGTGGACGGCGGCGACCCCGAGCGGGCCGACGGCGAGGTCCGTGTCGCCCTGATCGCCGCGGTCGCCGCCAACGGCGTCATCGGCGCCGACGGCGGGATGCCGTGGCACTTCCCCGAGGACATGCGCCACTTCAAGGAGACGACGACCGGCCACCCGGTGGTCATGGGTCGGCGGACGTACGAGTCCGTCGCGGCGGATCTGGGCGGCCCGCTGCCGGGGCGAACGAACGTCGTGCTCTCGCGGTCGGAGCCGGCGCTCCCCGCGTCGGTCGTCGTCGTCGACTCCGTCGAGGCGGCGCTCGACGCCGCCCGCGAGGCGGCCGCCGACCGCGGCGTGGACACGGTGTACGTCGCCGGCGGCGGCGCCGTCTACGACCAGTTCCTGCCGCTGGCCGACCGGCTCGTCCTCACGGAGATCCACGAGTCGTACGAGGGCGACACCGGGTTTCCCGAGTTCGACCCCGCCGACTGGCGCGTCCGCGAGCGCGACGAGCGCGGGGCGTTCGACTTCGTCACCTACGAGCGAGTCCGCTGA
- the thyA gene encoding thymidylate synthase — protein MKQYLSTVEDVLRDGTYKPNRTGVDTLSAFSAHYETDLADGFPLLTTKDLSGFRWNSLIHELLWYLSGEEHVRDLSEKTGIWDAWADDEGRLDTAYGRFWRRYPVPEEGLEGETWPDDAHRWLNDDERTFDQIAYVLDTLRETPNSRRIVVNAWHPANAAVSTLPPCHYTFVFNVQGDRLNLHLTQRSGDLALGIPFNIAAYSILLTAVAQRTGFEPGTFAHSVVDAHVYCGTDERGDWYGDAETRTMLADGLADADSREEYERLADWVEESAPAETDGDERKDHVPGLLRQLGREPRERPTLRVADKPLDDLTFDDVELLDYDPAPGIEFAVAE, from the coding sequence ATGAAGCAGTACCTCTCGACCGTGGAGGACGTGCTCCGGGACGGCACCTACAAGCCGAACCGGACCGGTGTCGACACGCTGTCGGCGTTCTCGGCCCACTACGAGACCGACCTCGCGGACGGCTTCCCGCTGCTCACGACGAAGGACCTCTCGGGGTTCCGCTGGAACTCGCTCATCCACGAACTGCTCTGGTACCTCTCGGGCGAGGAGCACGTCCGCGACCTCAGCGAGAAGACCGGCATCTGGGACGCGTGGGCCGACGACGAGGGCCGCCTCGACACCGCCTACGGCCGCTTCTGGCGCCGCTACCCCGTCCCCGAGGAGGGGCTGGAGGGCGAGACGTGGCCCGACGACGCCCACCGTTGGCTGAACGACGACGAGCGGACGTTCGATCAGATCGCGTACGTCCTCGACACGCTCCGCGAGACCCCCAACTCCCGCCGGATCGTCGTGAACGCGTGGCACCCGGCCAACGCCGCCGTGTCGACGCTCCCGCCGTGTCACTACACGTTCGTCTTCAACGTCCAGGGCGACCGCCTCAACCTCCACCTCACCCAGCGGTCGGGCGATCTGGCGCTCGGCATCCCGTTCAACATCGCCGCCTACTCCATCCTCCTCACGGCCGTCGCCCAGCGCACCGGCTTCGAGCCGGGGACGTTCGCCCACAGCGTCGTCGACGCGCACGTCTACTGCGGCACCGACGAGCGCGGCGACTGGTACGGCGACGCCGAGACGCGCACGATGCTCGCCGACGGGCTGGCCGACGCCGACTCGCGCGAGGAGTACGAGCGCCTCGCGGACTGGGTCGAGGAGAGCGCGCCCGCGGAGACCGACGGCGACGAGCGGAAGGACCACGTCCCGGGACTGCTCCGGCAACTCGGGCGCGAGCCGCGCGAGCGACCCACGCTCCGCGTCGCCGACAAGCCGCTCGACGACCTGACGTTCGACGACGTCGAACTGCTCGACTACGACCCCGCGCCGGGGATCGAGTTCGCGGTCGCGGAGTGA